A part of Caldisalinibacter kiritimatiensis genomic DNA contains:
- a CDS encoding DUF512 domain-containing protein gives MELRNINQGNNIIKEVLQNSIAEELGIEKGDILLAINGQEIKDIIDYKFLISDEYVEVTIEKQNGEVWDLEIEKGFDEELGIVFTNPLIDKAKSCRNKCIFCFIDQLPEGMRKTLYFKDDDSRLSFLQGNFITLTNMSDDEIDRIIKYRLSPINISVHTTDPELRIKMLNNKNAGKIFDILQRFNDASIEMNCQIVLVPGINDGENLDRTLKDLSKLYPNVASVAVVPVGVTQYRDGLFELDTYNKQSSKLLLEKIKDYQQYYIKKFGSRFVYAADEFYVLADEDIPAYENYEGFPQLENGVGLMRLFWNQIEQAIDSIDDKISVNKEYVIATGTLAYDFMVSVSQALISKFEGLKLKVVPIKNKFFGEKITVSGLVTGRDLLNQLKGIEIKDGVIIPKCMLKSDEDIFLDDVTVKELEKKLNTKIIISEVDGKSFVDIFK, from the coding sequence ATGGAACTTAGAAATATAAACCAAGGAAATAATATTATTAAAGAAGTATTACAAAATAGTATTGCAGAAGAGTTAGGAATAGAAAAAGGGGATATATTATTAGCAATCAATGGTCAAGAAATAAAGGATATAATTGATTATAAATTCTTAATATCTGATGAATATGTAGAGGTCACTATTGAAAAGCAAAATGGTGAAGTATGGGATTTAGAGATTGAGAAAGGGTTTGATGAAGAACTAGGTATAGTTTTTACTAATCCATTAATAGATAAAGCAAAAAGTTGTAGAAATAAATGCATATTTTGCTTTATTGACCAACTACCTGAAGGGATGAGAAAAACATTATATTTTAAAGATGATGATTCAAGATTATCTTTTTTACAAGGTAATTTTATTACTCTTACTAATATGAGTGATGATGAAATTGATAGAATAATAAAGTATAGATTAAGTCCTATAAACATATCTGTTCATACTACAGACCCTGAACTAAGAATAAAAATGCTTAACAATAAAAATGCAGGTAAAATATTTGATATTTTACAAAGATTTAATGATGCATCTATTGAAATGAATTGTCAGATTGTATTAGTCCCTGGAATTAATGATGGTGAAAATTTAGATAGAACTCTTAAAGATTTATCTAAGTTATATCCAAATGTTGCAAGTGTTGCGGTAGTCCCTGTTGGTGTTACACAATATAGAGATGGGTTATTTGAATTAGATACTTATAATAAACAATCATCCAAATTATTATTAGAAAAAATCAAAGATTATCAGCAATATTATATTAAGAAATTTGGATCAAGATTTGTATATGCAGCAGATGAGTTCTATGTATTGGCTGATGAAGATATACCGGCTTATGAAAATTATGAAGGTTTTCCACAATTGGAAAATGGAGTTGGACTTATGAGATTATTTTGGAATCAAATAGAACAAGCAATTGATTCTATTGACGATAAAATAAGTGTTAATAAAGAATATGTAATAGCAACTGGGACTTTAGCTTATGATTTTATGGTAAGTGTTTCTCAGGCTTTAATTAGTAAATTTGAAGGACTAAAGTTAAAAGTGGTGCCTATTAAGAATAAATTTTTTGGTGAAAAAATTACTGTATCAGGGCTTGTTACTGGTAGAGATTTGTTAAATCAGTTAAAAGGAATAGAAATTAAAGACGGGGTCATAATACCTAAATGTATGTTAAAAAGTGATGAGGATATCTTCTTGGATGATGTAACTGTAAAGGAATTAGAAAAGAAATTAAATACAAAAATAATAATATCTGAAGTTGATGGAAAGTCGTTTGTTGATATTTTCAAGTAA
- a CDS encoding NAD(P)H-dependent glycerol-3-phosphate dehydrogenase, translating to MSYKISILGGGSWGTALAILLGKKGYNIDLWTRDKEQCEHMNTARENTKYLPGIVIPNNVNIVNDIEKAIYKNDIIVLAIPSHAVRSAVELIKNNVNEGQVIVNVAKGIETDSLHRISEIVSEVIPNSKYAVLSGPSHAEEVARDMPTTIVAASNDIETAKYVQDIFMTPKFRVYTNPDVIGVELGGSLKNVIALGAGISDGLGYGDNTKAALMNRGIIEIARLGEKMGANKMTFAGLSGIGDLIVTCTSKHSRNRRAGILIGKGMKVEEAIDSVGMVVEGIKTTEAAYKLSKKYDVKMPITEELYGVLYDGKDVKKSVINLMLRDKKHEMEDIINSGDDIQ from the coding sequence ATGAGTTATAAAATAAGTATTCTTGGTGGTGGAAGCTGGGGAACAGCATTGGCTATCTTACTAGGAAAGAAAGGCTATAATATTGATTTATGGACTAGGGATAAAGAGCAGTGTGAACACATGAATACTGCTAGGGAAAATACAAAATATTTACCAGGGATTGTTATTCCAAACAATGTTAATATAGTAAACGATATAGAGAAGGCTATTTATAAAAACGATATAATTGTTCTAGCAATACCATCTCATGCTGTAAGGTCTGCTGTAGAATTAATAAAAAACAATGTAAATGAAGGACAAGTCATTGTAAATGTAGCTAAAGGCATTGAAACAGATAGTCTACATAGAATATCGGAAATTGTAAGTGAAGTAATACCTAATAGCAAATACGCAGTATTATCTGGCCCATCCCATGCTGAAGAAGTTGCGAGGGATATGCCTACTACTATAGTAGCAGCTTCTAATGATATAGAAACGGCTAAATATGTACAAGACATTTTTATGACTCCTAAGTTTAGGGTATATACTAATCCTGATGTGATAGGTGTTGAATTAGGTGGTTCTTTAAAGAATGTAATAGCTTTAGGTGCGGGTATATCTGATGGTTTAGGATATGGAGATAATACTAAGGCTGCACTTATGAATAGAGGTATTATTGAGATAGCAAGACTTGGAGAAAAAATGGGGGCTAATAAAATGACCTTTGCTGGTTTGTCAGGAATAGGAGACTTGATAGTTACTTGTACTAGTAAACATAGTAGAAATAGAAGAGCAGGGATTTTAATAGGCAAAGGTATGAAGGTAGAAGAAGCGATTGATTCTGTAGGAATGGTTGTAGAAGGTATCAAAACAACAGAAGCAGCTTATAAACTATCTAAAAAATATGATGTAAAAATGCCTATTACAGAAGAGCTATATGGAGTACTATATGACGGAAAAGATGTAAAAAAATCAGTTATTAACCTTATGCTTAGAGATAAGAAACATGAAATGGAAGATATAATTAATAGTGGTGATGATATACAATAG
- the plsY gene encoding glycerol-3-phosphate 1-O-acyltransferase PlsY translates to MVLDVVLVVVIGYLLGNIATSYFLGKIFENKDIRNYGSGNAGATNALRVFGVKIAATTFICDALKGVLAVLIGRWILGDNGELIAGLFVIIGHNWPIFLKFKGGKGIASTIGVMLTVNYIVALITILIGLIIVIKTKYVSLGSVTAMALLPIIGVLVVRPFELKLFLFTLVLSIMAIYRHKSNIKRLLNGTENKIGQKA, encoded by the coding sequence ATGGTGTTAGATGTTGTTTTAGTAGTTGTTATAGGCTATTTACTGGGAAATATAGCTACATCATATTTTTTAGGAAAAATATTTGAAAACAAAGATATTAGAAATTATGGTAGTGGGAATGCTGGAGCTACTAATGCCTTAAGAGTATTCGGTGTTAAGATTGCTGCTACTACTTTTATATGCGATGCTTTAAAAGGGGTATTAGCTGTATTAATTGGAAGATGGATTCTAGGAGACAACGGAGAGTTAATAGCAGGCTTATTTGTAATCATAGGACATAACTGGCCAATATTTCTAAAATTTAAAGGTGGTAAAGGAATAGCTTCTACTATTGGAGTAATGTTAACAGTAAATTATATTGTTGCATTAATAACCATACTTATAGGACTTATTATAGTAATTAAAACTAAATATGTTTCTTTAGGATCTGTAACAGCTATGGCACTATTGCCTATTATAGGAGTTTTAGTTGTTAGACCTTTTGAGTTAAAGTTGTTTTTATTTACGTTAGTATTGTCTATTATGGCTATATATAGACACAAATCTAACATAAAAAGGCTTCTTAATGGTACAGAAAATAAAATTGGACAAAAAGCTTAA
- the spoIVA gene encoding stage IV sporulation protein A — protein sequence MDKFNIYKDIAERTDGDIYVGVVGPVRTGKSTFIKRFMELLVLPNIDNTFRKERTNDELPQSGAGKTIMTTEPKFVPGEAVELTLDENIKFKVKMVDCVGYLVKGALGHEEGNMPRMVTTPWYEKEIPFEEAAEIGTRKVITEHSTIGVVITTDGSITDIDRPNYIKAEERVVNELKEIEKPFVILLNSKHPNLDSTIALRESLEEKYNVPVIAVDCLNMTIEDVNRVMEKVLLEFPIKEININLPGWVEGLNKKHWIRENILNSVKDIISSLQRLSEVKSNVNRFNELDIVEDVELSEIELGEGVANISMNIDYSLFYKAISEVTGYEINGEHQILGLVNKLADAKREYDKIEKALVAAKEQGYGLVAPSIEELELLEPEIFKQGNRFGVKLKANAPSLHLIKANLTTEVSPIIGTEKQSEELVKYLLDEFENDPSKIWESNMFGKSLHDLVKEQFQSKLNMMPEDARAKLQRTLERIINEGSGGLICIII from the coding sequence ATGGATAAATTTAATATATATAAAGATATAGCAGAAAGAACCGATGGCGATATATACGTAGGAGTAGTAGGTCCTGTTAGGACTGGAAAATCAACTTTTATTAAAAGATTTATGGAATTACTAGTGCTGCCTAATATCGATAATACTTTTAGAAAAGAAAGAACTAATGATGAATTACCACAAAGTGGTGCAGGAAAGACCATAATGACAACTGAACCTAAATTTGTACCGGGTGAAGCAGTAGAACTTACTTTGGATGAAAATATAAAGTTTAAAGTAAAAATGGTAGATTGCGTAGGATATTTAGTTAAAGGTGCTTTAGGACATGAAGAAGGAAATATGCCAAGAATGGTAACTACTCCATGGTATGAGAAAGAAATACCTTTTGAAGAAGCAGCAGAAATAGGAACAAGAAAGGTAATAACAGAGCATTCTACTATAGGAGTTGTAATTACTACTGATGGTTCAATTACAGACATTGACAGACCAAACTATATTAAGGCAGAAGAGAGAGTAGTAAATGAGTTAAAAGAAATAGAAAAGCCATTTGTAATATTACTTAATTCTAAACATCCAAACTTAGATAGTACTATAGCACTGAGAGAGAGTTTAGAAGAAAAATACAACGTTCCAGTTATAGCAGTTGACTGCTTAAATATGACTATAGAAGATGTTAATAGAGTTATGGAAAAAGTATTGCTAGAATTCCCAATCAAAGAAATAAACATAAACCTTCCAGGTTGGGTAGAAGGATTAAATAAAAAGCATTGGATAAGAGAGAACATACTAAATTCAGTTAAAGATATTATTAGTAGTTTACAAAGACTTAGTGAAGTTAAAAGTAATGTAAATAGATTTAATGAATTAGATATTGTTGAAGATGTTGAACTGTCTGAGATAGAATTAGGAGAAGGCGTTGCTAATATTTCTATGAATATTGACTACAGCTTATTTTATAAAGCAATAAGTGAAGTTACAGGATATGAAATAAATGGGGAGCATCAGATATTGGGATTAGTAAATAAATTGGCTGATGCAAAAAGGGAATATGATAAGATTGAAAAAGCATTAGTAGCAGCTAAAGAACAAGGATATGGTTTAGTAGCACCAAGTATAGAAGAACTAGAATTGTTAGAGCCAGAAATATTCAAACAAGGTAATAGATTTGGAGTTAAGCTTAAAGCTAATGCCCCTTCACTACACTTAATTAAAGCAAATTTAACAACAGAGGTTTCTCCAATAATAGGAACTGAAAAGCAAAGTGAAGAATTAGTAAAATATTTATTAGATGAATTTGAAAATGACCCTTCAAAAATATGGGAATCCAATATGTTTGGAAAATCATTACATGACCTTGTAAAAGAACAATTCCAAAGCAAACTAAATATGATGCCAGAAGATGCAAGAGCTAAATTACAAAGAACATTAGAAAGAATCATTAATGAAGGTAGTGGGGGGTTAATCTGTATAATTATTTAG
- a CDS encoding response regulator — protein sequence MKYAKILVVDDEEHIVELINFNLEKHGYKVVTAFNGKDAFKKVKEESPDLIVLDLMLPEIDGIDVCKMLKKDSDTEKIPIIMLTARSEETDKVLGLELGADDYVTKPFSVKELIARIKAVLRRSSDANKKEQPVIKIGDIVIDTEKHEVTKKDQVLELTLKEFEVLKLLASNRGKVLSRDFLLDEVWGYDYYGETRTVDVHIRHLRRKIEDNDKDPKYIETIRGVGYKMR from the coding sequence ATGAAATACGCAAAAATACTTGTTGTAGACGACGAAGAGCATATTGTTGAGCTTATTAATTTTAATCTAGAGAAGCATGGTTATAAAGTAGTAACTGCTTTTAATGGTAAAGATGCATTTAAAAAAGTAAAAGAAGAAAGTCCTGATTTGATTGTTTTAGATTTAATGTTACCAGAGATAGATGGTATAGATGTATGTAAAATGCTTAAGAAAGATTCCGATACAGAAAAAATACCAATAATTATGCTGACAGCGAGAAGCGAAGAAACTGATAAAGTATTAGGACTTGAGCTTGGGGCAGATGATTATGTTACAAAACCGTTTAGCGTTAAGGAGCTAATTGCTAGAATAAAAGCTGTATTAAGAAGAAGTAGCGATGCAAATAAAAAAGAACAACCAGTTATAAAAATTGGTGATATAGTTATCGATACAGAAAAGCATGAGGTAACTAAAAAAGACCAAGTGTTAGAATTAACTCTTAAGGAGTTTGAAGTATTAAAGTTATTAGCTAGTAATAGAGGAAAAGTTTTATCAAGAGACTTTTTACTTGATGAGGTTTGGGGATATGATTATTATGGAGAAACTAGAACAGTTGATGTTCATATACGACATTTAAGAAGAAAAATTGAAGACAATGACAAAGATCCAAAATATATAGAAACTATAAGAGGTGTAGGATATAAAATGAGGTAG
- a CDS encoding YIEGIA family protein produces MFDYGYIIIPSIALGVLSRLSMLRVDYKQYPSYPQGVFSHITLGIIAASLGSVAIPALAEKEFAAVTFLSLAAQQFREVRNLERQSLDNIEPTELVSRGTAYIEDIAKAFEARNYVTMLTSLVVSLVIFGLDKFGIPTTYSVSTGIIAGLTSIVYLNKQISRQKVGNIADVKPAKISFQGPLLTVNDVIIMNVGLKASREIYLKNGIAVEIIPKDENAIATLSNLGQRQAIQHNAAVLLGIRKDIDEPDFTPLARRDPHTGNIVMAIVTMEPDVECLVDAVKRTIVLESAKRKPLESQAGEKAAD; encoded by the coding sequence GTGTTTGATTATGGGTATATAATTATTCCATCTATAGCTCTTGGGGTGTTATCAAGACTTTCGATGTTGAGGGTTGACTATAAACAATATCCAAGTTATCCTCAAGGAGTTTTTTCACATATTACATTAGGTATTATAGCAGCAAGTTTAGGGTCAGTAGCTATTCCAGCTTTAGCAGAAAAAGAATTTGCAGCAGTAACTTTTTTATCTTTAGCTGCTCAACAATTCAGAGAGGTTAGAAATTTAGAAAGACAAAGTTTAGATAATATAGAACCTACGGAACTTGTTTCTAGAGGTACAGCTTATATTGAAGATATAGCTAAAGCTTTTGAAGCAAGGAATTATGTAACAATGTTAACTTCTTTAGTCGTTAGCTTAGTGATTTTTGGATTAGACAAATTTGGAATACCTACTACATATTCAGTTTCAACAGGTATAATTGCAGGTTTGACTTCAATCGTATATTTAAATAAACAGATATCAAGACAAAAGGTTGGAAACATAGCAGATGTTAAACCAGCTAAAATTAGTTTTCAGGGGCCTTTATTAACAGTAAATGACGTTATTATAATGAATGTGGGACTTAAAGCTTCTAGAGAAATATATTTAAAAAATGGCATTGCAGTAGAAATAATCCCTAAAGATGAAAATGCAATAGCCACTCTTTCTAATTTAGGGCAAAGGCAAGCTATACAGCATAATGCTGCTGTTTTATTAGGAATTAGAAAAGATATAGATGAACCTGATTTTACACCATTAGCACGTAGAGACCCACATACAGGAAATATTGTAATGGCTATAGTAACCATGGAACCCGACGTAGAATGTTTAGTAGATGCTGTTAAAAGAACTATAGTTTTAGAAAGTGCAAAAAGAAAGCCTTTAGAATCTCAAGCTGGAGAAAAAGCTGCTGATTAA
- the pnpS gene encoding two-component system histidine kinase PnpS → MRKKILISFVILILIAIFTTGILTLSLLKSNYLHNVEDKLITNAKLITNFLEQQHNINNAQLSSIVNEFSNEINTRITLIDKDGNVIFDSDADEETLDNHGNRPEIKEAFKGYIGTSKRYSKTLGHDMLYVALPFSKSENKIKVIRLSVELKDINDFNSSLVKYFSISAILGILVAFFLGIKYMKSITDPIIELTEATKKISQGEYGKKVYFTNDDEIGILYNNFNIMSQKLEETINELQDNNTKMESILTSMVNGVIALDNSKNIMFINPRAEKLFGVKEEDVKGKHILEVVRINELDNLIHNLLKENIVSKSEIEIFEPKHRILNIYSNPITLENDPTRVIGVVIIIQDITEMRKLERMRKDFVANVSHELKTPLTSIKGFVETLKDGAGEDREIREKFLDIIEIEVGRLSSLIQDILLLSEIENKKNIQVKELINVNKSIDEVIQVMNEIAKKKDIEIINKVENKLPHIYGNNGWFKQMLINLIDNGIKYTPKQGKVIVEVYNNIQNLVVKIKDTGIGIEEKHLDRLFERFYRVDKARSRQVGGTGLGLAIVKHIVLSFNGTIEVKSEINKGTEFIIKIPIEDIEHEG, encoded by the coding sequence ATGAGAAAGAAAATTTTGATAAGTTTTGTAATATTAATATTAATAGCAATCTTTACAACAGGTATATTAACACTAAGTTTACTAAAATCTAATTATCTGCATAATGTAGAGGATAAGTTAATTACAAATGCTAAACTTATAACCAATTTTCTGGAACAACAGCATAATATTAACAATGCACAGTTGAGTAGTATAGTAAATGAGTTTTCTAATGAGATTAACACGAGGATTACACTAATAGATAAAGATGGAAATGTGATTTTTGATTCTGATGCTGATGAAGAAACATTAGATAACCATGGAAATAGACCTGAGATAAAGGAAGCGTTTAAAGGATATATTGGTACTAGTAAAAGATATAGTAAAACTCTTGGGCATGATATGCTATATGTAGCGCTTCCATTCAGTAAATCTGAAAATAAAATAAAGGTTATACGTTTATCAGTGGAGCTAAAAGATATCAATGACTTTAATAGTTCATTGGTAAAATATTTTTCAATATCTGCTATACTTGGAATTTTGGTTGCTTTCTTTTTAGGAATTAAATATATGAAGAGTATAACAGACCCAATAATTGAGCTTACTGAAGCTACAAAAAAGATTTCACAAGGCGAATATGGAAAAAAGGTATACTTCACCAATGATGATGAGATTGGAATATTATATAATAATTTTAACATAATGAGTCAAAAGCTAGAGGAAACTATAAACGAGCTACAAGATAATAATACAAAGATGGAATCAATCTTAACAAGTATGGTAAATGGAGTAATTGCATTAGATAACAGTAAAAACATTATGTTTATTAATCCACGCGCAGAGAAATTATTTGGTGTCAAAGAAGAGGATGTTAAAGGTAAACATATTTTAGAGGTTGTAAGGATTAATGAGCTAGATAATTTAATTCATAACTTACTAAAAGAGAATATAGTATCTAAAAGTGAGATAGAAATATTTGAACCAAAGCATAGGATATTAAATATTTATTCAAATCCTATTACATTAGAAAATGACCCAACTAGAGTAATAGGGGTTGTTATAATAATTCAGGATATAACTGAGATGAGAAAATTAGAAAGAATGAGGAAAGATTTTGTGGCGAATGTTTCCCATGAATTAAAGACTCCATTAACGTCTATTAAAGGATTTGTTGAAACATTAAAAGACGGTGCTGGAGAAGATAGAGAGATAAGAGAGAAATTTTTAGATATAATCGAGATAGAGGTAGGAAGATTGAGTTCACTTATTCAAGATATATTATTATTATCAGAAATAGAAAATAAGAAAAATATACAAGTTAAAGAGTTAATTAATGTAAATAAATCTATAGATGAAGTAATTCAAGTGATGAATGAAATAGCTAAGAAAAAAGATATAGAAATTATAAACAAAGTAGAGAATAAATTACCACATATATATGGTAATAATGGTTGGTTTAAGCAGATGCTGATAAATCTAATAGATAATGGAATTAAGTATACACCAAAACAAGGTAAAGTTATTGTTGAAGTATATAATAATATACAAAATTTAGTAGTGAAGATTAAAGATACAGGCATAGGTATTGAAGAAAAACATTTGGACAGGCTATTTGAAAGATTTTATAGAGTAGATAAAGCAAGGTCTAGGCAGGTAGGTGGAACTGGTCTGGGACTAGCAATAGTAAAACATATAGTATTATCTTTTAATGGGACTATAGAAGTAAAGAGTGAAATAAATAAAGGTACAGAATTTATAATTAAAATCCCAATAGAAGATATAGAGCATGAAGGATAA
- the pgeF gene encoding peptidoglycan editing factor PgeF, translating into MNTDKGFVLKEVNGIKYYSIPRFEKTGLVKHMFTTRFGGVSPGPYESLNLGINTGDDNENITENFNRIIKLMDSTIDDIVVSNQLHTTNIEIIEGNEEYNGIDNRKLMKQGIDGLITNKRDITLFTFYADCVPLFYLDIKKKVIGLAHAGWRGTVNKIASKMVDLMTKKYNCAPKDILVGIGPSIGPCCYVVGDDVYKKFNKNFTNLNNLMKPSGEGKWYLNLWEANKQALQEIGILDRNIIVSEICTSCHTELLFSFRKELGETGRMAAIIKLN; encoded by the coding sequence ATGAATACCGATAAAGGATTCGTATTAAAAGAAGTAAATGGAATCAAATATTACTCAATACCAAGGTTTGAAAAAACAGGTCTAGTTAAACATATGTTTACAACTCGATTTGGGGGAGTTAGTCCAGGTCCATACGAAAGTTTAAATTTAGGTATAAATACAGGAGATGATAATGAAAATATAACAGAGAATTTTAATAGGATTATAAAATTAATGGATAGTACTATAGATGATATAGTAGTATCTAATCAGCTACACACTACTAATATAGAAATTATTGAAGGTAATGAAGAATATAATGGAATAGATAATAGAAAATTAATGAAACAAGGTATTGATGGATTAATAACAAATAAAAGAGATATCACACTTTTTACTTTTTATGCTGACTGCGTACCATTATTCTATCTAGATATTAAGAAAAAAGTTATAGGATTAGCTCATGCTGGATGGAGAGGGACTGTAAATAAGATTGCTAGTAAGATGGTTGATTTAATGACCAAGAAATATAATTGTGCTCCTAAAGATATACTTGTGGGGATTGGACCTTCAATAGGCCCTTGCTGTTATGTAGTAGGAGACGATGTGTATAAAAAATTTAACAAAAACTTTACAAACCTTAATAATTTGATGAAACCAAGCGGTGAAGGTAAATGGTATCTTAATCTATGGGAAGCAAATAAACAAGCTTTGCAGGAGATAGGTATTTTAGATAGAAATATAATTGTAAGTGAAATATGCACTAGCTGCCATACAGAATTACTGTTTTCCTTTAGAAAAGAATTAGGAGAGACGGGAAGGATGGCTGCAATAATAAAGCTTAACTAA
- the der gene encoding ribosome biogenesis GTPase Der produces the protein MGRPVVAIVGRPNVGKSTLFNRIAGKRIAIVEDKPGVTRDRIYAEGEWLNKYFTLIDTGGIEPESKDIILSQMRRQAEIAIETADVILFLVDGIQGLTPTDREVAEMLRKSKNEVVLVCNKIDYNALNESIYEFYELGLGEPIPISASQGLGIGDLLDVVVEKFPSEKDTEYDDDVIKVAVIGKPNAGKSSLVNRILGEDRVIVSDIPGTTRDAIDTRFEVNGDKFVFIDTAGLRKKKKIYENVERYSAIRTLTAIERADVCLIMIDATEGVTEQDKKIAGFAHNNGKASIIIINKWDLIDKDDRTYLKFKNEVKTKLAFMDYAPILYISALTGQRVNRALDLIKQASMNHSMRIRTGTLNDIIGEAVLMNQPPSDKGRRLKIYYATQVGVKPPKFVIFVNDEELMHFSYARYLENQIRNTFEFKGTPIQFEFRQKGD, from the coding sequence ATGGGAAGACCTGTAGTAGCAATAGTTGGAAGACCGAATGTTGGTAAATCCACATTATTTAATAGAATAGCAGGAAAAAGGATAGCTATTGTAGAAGATAAACCAGGAGTGACAAGGGATAGAATTTATGCTGAAGGTGAATGGCTAAATAAATATTTTACACTTATAGATACAGGTGGTATAGAACCGGAAAGTAAAGATATAATACTATCACAAATGAGAAGACAGGCTGAAATAGCCATAGAAACAGCTGACGTGATACTATTTTTGGTTGATGGTATTCAAGGATTAACTCCTACAGATAGAGAAGTAGCGGAAATGCTGAGAAAATCTAAAAATGAAGTTGTTTTAGTATGCAACAAAATAGATTATAATGCATTAAATGAGTCTATATATGAATTTTATGAGCTAGGGCTAGGAGAACCTATACCTATATCAGCATCTCAAGGATTAGGTATAGGGGATTTGTTAGATGTGGTTGTTGAGAAGTTTCCAAGTGAAAAAGATACAGAATACGATGATGATGTAATTAAGGTCGCAGTAATAGGAAAACCAAATGCAGGAAAGTCATCTCTTGTAAATAGGATTTTAGGCGAAGATAGGGTTATAGTAAGTGATATACCAGGAACTACTAGAGATGCTATAGATACTAGATTTGAGGTGAATGGAGATAAATTTGTTTTTATAGACACAGCAGGTTTAAGAAAGAAAAAGAAAATATATGAAAATGTAGAAAGATATAGTGCAATCAGGACATTAACCGCAATAGAAAGAGCAGATGTGTGTTTAATTATGATTGATGCTACAGAAGGGGTAACAGAACAGGATAAAAAGATAGCTGGATTTGCACATAATAATGGAAAAGCTTCTATAATTATAATAAATAAATGGGATTTAATAGATAAAGATGATAGAACATATTTAAAATTTAAAAATGAAGTAAAAACTAAGTTAGCATTTATGGACTATGCACCGATATTATACATTTCAGCATTAACAGGTCAAAGAGTTAATAGAGCACTAGATTTAATTAAGCAAGCGTCAATGAACCATAGTATGAGAATAAGAACTGGCACATTAAATGATATAATAGGAGAAGCAGTACTAATGAATCAGCCACCTTCAGATAAGGGAAGAAGATTAAAAATCTATTATGCAACTCAAGTAGGCGTAAAGCCACCGAAGTTTGTAATCTTTGTAAATGATGAAGAATTAATGCATTTTTCGTATGCGAGATATCTAGAGAACCAAATTAGAAATACTTTTGAGTTTAAGGGTACGCCAATACAGTTTGAATTTAGGCAAAAGGGGGACTAA
- a CDS encoding capping complex subunit for YIEGIA has protein sequence MDIGIKESIIAIVTIDRNVVSSDGAPVFYAKDVEEQERIALLLSKITLGMIHDLENGCYVIIRH, from the coding sequence GTGGATATAGGAATAAAGGAATCCATTATAGCAATAGTTACTATTGATAGAAATGTAGTTTCTTCAGATGGAGCACCTGTTTTTTATGCTAAAGATGTGGAAGAGCAAGAACGAATAGCCTTATTGCTTTCAAAAATAACACTTGGCATGATACATGATCTAGAGAACGGGTGCTATGTTATTATAAGACACTAA